One genomic segment of Sphaerodactylus townsendi isolate TG3544 linkage group LG07, MPM_Stown_v2.3, whole genome shotgun sequence includes these proteins:
- the LOC125437046 gene encoding zinc finger and BTB domain-containing protein 5-like, with protein MDFPGHFEQIFQQLNYQRLHGQLCDCVIVVGNRHFKAHRSVLAACSTHFRALFTVAEGDQTMNMIQLDSEVVTAEAFAALIDMMYTSTLMLGESNVMDVLLAASHLHLNSVVKACKHYLTTRTLPMSPPNDRVQEQNAPMQQSFMQSKKNTVLLGQRSSSLTEAASLLLSSIMTLSYLKPQHHEGGANHKDAFNPIIT; from the coding sequence ATGGATTTTCCTGGGCACTTTGAGCAAATCTTCCAGCAACTGAATTATCAACGGCTTCACGGCCAGCTTTGTGACTGCGTGATTGTAGTTGGGAACAGGCACTTCAAGGCGCATCGGTCGGTTTTAGCAGCATGCAGCACGCACTTTCGAGCCCTCTTCACTGTAGCAGAAGGAGATCAGACCATGAACATGATCCAGTTGGATAGCGAGGTGGTAACAGCCGAGGCCTTTGCCGCTCTCATTGATATGATGTACACCTCCACCCTCATGCTTGGAGAGAGTAATGTCATGGATGTGTTGCTAGCGGCTTCTCACCTCCATTTGAACTCTGTGGTGAAAGCGTGCAAACACTACCTGACTACAAGGACACTGCCAATGTCGCCACCGAATGATAGAGTCCAAGAGCAGAATGCGCCCATGCAGCAGTCCTTCATGCAATCCAAGAAGAACACTGTTCTTCTGGGGCAAAGAAGCTCATCACTCACAGAAGCTGCTTCTCTCTTATTATCTTCCATCATGACACTGTCATATTTGAAACCCCAACACCATGAGGGTGGAGCTAATCATAAAGATGCTTTCAACCCGATCATCACCTGA